One window of Acidobacteriota bacterium genomic DNA carries:
- the nadD gene encoding nicotinate-nucleotide adenylyltransferase, translated as MTIARRTGVLGGTFDPIHVGHLAVAGAARRLLGLDDILIIPSLVPPHRAAGPSASPFHRFAMVAMVCAAHPYLVASDIELVRPGPSYTADTLRRLHAAGHAALQIFFLTGADAFAEIATWREYPGVLSLAHFVVSSRPGISASELPARLPGLASRMMTVRDDGVPVADEQAPRVYLLDCPTPDVSSTDIRSRARDHRSISGLVPPEIDRHIRRHGLYGAPPEPAPTGGRGGGQFA; from the coding sequence GTGACGATCGCACGACGCACGGGCGTCCTCGGCGGCACGTTCGATCCGATCCATGTCGGCCATCTGGCGGTGGCCGGCGCCGCGCGACGCCTGCTTGGTCTCGACGACATCCTGATCATCCCGTCGCTCGTACCGCCGCACCGGGCTGCCGGACCATCCGCTTCCCCGTTTCACCGGTTTGCGATGGTGGCGATGGTGTGCGCGGCGCACCCGTATCTGGTCGCCAGTGACATCGAACTGGTCCGGCCGGGACCGTCGTATACCGCCGATACGCTCCGCCGTCTCCACGCGGCCGGGCATGCCGCGTTGCAGATCTTCTTCCTGACGGGGGCTGACGCGTTTGCGGAAATTGCCACGTGGCGCGAATACCCTGGCGTGCTCTCGCTCGCCCACTTCGTGGTCTCATCGAGGCCTGGCATCTCGGCGTCCGAGCTGCCGGCGCGGCTCCCCGGCCTGGCATCGCGCATGATGACGGTCCGAGATGACGGGGTACCGGTCGCCGACGAGCAGGCCCCCCGCGTGTATCTGCTCGACTGTCCCACGCCAGACGTGTCATCGACTGACATCCGATCACGGGCGCGTGACCACCGTTCGATCTCGGGTCTCGTGCCTCCTGAAATCGACAGACACATTCGCCGCCACGGCCTGTACGGCGCTCCACCCGAGCCCGCACCAACCGGAGGTCGAGGCGGCGGGCAATTTGCATGA
- the rsfS gene encoding ribosome silencing factor produces MSTTQTRRKPADHVLPDAVLLAARAAYAKKATDVVVLNLGKVSAFTDYFLICTGQHPRQVKAIAEAIEVALAAAGTRPADVEGYDRSDWILLDYFDFVVHVFTADQRRFYGLERLWGSADFTPVPDTAA; encoded by the coding sequence ATGAGTACAACCCAGACGCGACGCAAGCCGGCCGATCACGTGCTGCCAGACGCTGTCCTCCTGGCGGCCAGGGCCGCCTACGCGAAGAAGGCCACCGACGTGGTGGTCCTGAACCTCGGGAAGGTGTCGGCATTCACGGACTACTTCCTGATCTGCACGGGTCAGCATCCCCGGCAGGTGAAGGCGATTGCCGAGGCGATCGAAGTGGCGCTCGCTGCGGCCGGCACAAGACCCGCCGACGTCGAGGGTTATGACCGATCCGACTGGATCCTGCTCGACTACTTCGATTTCGTCGTGCACGTCTTCACGGCCGACCAGCGCCGATTTTATGGCCTGGAGCGGCTCTGGGGCAGCGCCGACTTCACGCCCGTCCCAGACACAGCGGCCTGA
- a CDS encoding phosphoribosyltransferase family protein produces MRRHGADVLAGADIAVPVPLHWSRRHWRGFNQAELLAAQLGLPVGRVLRRVRRTRPQVDLPARVRHANVEGAFALRWRETWRWPAWLRRRVTTGLAGLTVVLVDDVSTTGATLEACAAVVKRAGAKEVRVLTAARVATRPR; encoded by the coding sequence ATGCGCCGTCATGGCGCCGACGTGCTGGCCGGCGCGGACATCGCTGTCCCGGTACCGCTGCACTGGTCGAGGCGCCACTGGCGGGGTTTCAATCAGGCCGAGTTGCTCGCGGCGCAACTGGGTCTTCCCGTCGGTCGCGTGCTCCGACGGGTGCGACGCACCCGTCCGCAAGTCGATCTCCCGGCCAGGGTCCGCCACGCCAACGTGGAGGGCGCCTTCGCGCTCCGCTGGCGGGAGACCTGGCGCTGGCCCGCATGGCTGCGCCGCCGGGTCACGACGGGTCTGGCAGGACTGACCGTGGTCCTCGTCGATGACGTGAGCACCACAGGCGCAACGCTCGAGGCGTGCGCCGCCGTGGTGAAGCGGGCCGGCGCGAAGGAAGTGCGGGTGCTTACCGCGGCGCGAGTTGCGACCAGACCGCGCTAG
- the tmk gene encoding dTMP kinase, with protein sequence MTGLLIVFEGLDQSGKQTQARRLRERWEAAGRRVESIAFPDYTSPIGQEIRTALHGGRDYAADTIQLLQIANRHQWKPQIERWLADGCVVVSDRYAASSVAYGEAQGLDPAWLTAAQVYLPQPSITVLLDIAADVAAARKARDRDNYERDLPMLSRVRASYLRQAAQPGWVVVDAARPVDVVAADVVSGLSQLIR encoded by the coding sequence ATGACAGGACTGCTGATCGTGTTCGAAGGGCTCGACCAGAGCGGCAAGCAAACGCAGGCTCGGCGGCTCCGGGAGCGTTGGGAAGCCGCCGGACGCCGGGTCGAATCAATCGCGTTTCCCGATTACACGTCGCCGATCGGCCAGGAGATTCGCACCGCGCTGCACGGCGGCCGCGACTACGCCGCCGATACGATCCAACTGCTGCAGATCGCCAACCGCCATCAGTGGAAGCCGCAGATCGAGCGCTGGCTTGCCGACGGGTGCGTCGTCGTCAGCGACCGGTATGCCGCCTCGAGCGTCGCCTACGGCGAAGCGCAGGGCCTCGATCCGGCGTGGCTCACCGCCGCGCAGGTGTACCTGCCGCAGCCCTCGATTACCGTTCTGCTCGACATCGCCGCAGACGTCGCCGCCGCGCGCAAAGCCCGGGATCGAGATAACTACGAGCGGGATCTCCCCATGCTCTCGCGGGTCCGAGCGAGCTACCTGCGTCAGGCGGCGCAGCCGGGATGGGTCGTGGTCGACGCCGCCCGCCCGGTCGACGTGGTTGCCGCCGACGTCGTTAGTGGCCTGTCCCAGCTGATTCGGTAG
- the lysA gene encoding diaminopimelate decarboxylase, protein MSAFTRRDGSLWCDEVPIAEIVGDAGSPLYIYSAAGIRGAFTALDTALAGSRHTLHYALKANSTRAVLRLLRQLGAHADANSGGEIEAARRAGFEPAEIVFTGVGKTRDELDHAVALGVKAINIESDGEARRIDDLARARGVKARVALRVNPDIDPNTHAKISTGQRFNKFGVPIEYALTLLRDMARRPGLDPVGLHVHLGSQLVELDPIVRAAHALAELARQAKDAGVRLRHLDLGGGLGIAYDGASPPDPVRYAEAIAPIVKATGLDLLLEPGRYLVGSAGILVGRVADLKSYPGSPRFMVLDTGMTELIRPALYGAYHRIEAVTPRAGDELVYEVVGPLCETSDTLGHDRSFGPVEVGDLIAIFDAGAYGIVMASNYNRRRFPAEVLVDQGRWEIISRRQSYDDLMAREV, encoded by the coding sequence GTGAGTGCATTCACCCGCCGGGACGGCTCGCTCTGGTGTGACGAGGTGCCGATCGCGGAGATCGTCGGCGACGCGGGATCCCCGCTCTACATCTACAGCGCCGCGGGCATCCGCGGGGCGTTTACCGCGCTGGACACCGCGCTGGCGGGCTCGCGCCACACCCTGCATTACGCGCTGAAAGCCAACTCCACCCGCGCCGTCCTGCGGCTGCTCCGCCAATTGGGCGCCCACGCGGACGCCAATTCGGGCGGCGAGATCGAAGCGGCCAGGCGGGCCGGGTTCGAGCCGGCCGAGATCGTCTTCACCGGCGTCGGCAAGACCCGCGACGAACTCGATCACGCCGTCGCGCTGGGCGTTAAGGCGATCAACATCGAATCGGACGGAGAGGCCCGGCGGATCGACGACCTCGCGCGCGCCCGCGGCGTCAAGGCGCGCGTCGCGCTCCGCGTCAATCCGGACATCGATCCGAACACGCACGCGAAGATTTCGACCGGACAGCGCTTCAACAAGTTCGGCGTGCCGATCGAATACGCCCTCACGCTGCTGCGCGATATGGCGCGTCGGCCAGGACTTGATCCGGTCGGCCTGCACGTGCACCTCGGGTCGCAACTGGTGGAGTTGGACCCCATCGTGCGCGCGGCGCACGCACTCGCCGAACTTGCGCGTCAGGCGAAGGACGCGGGCGTGCGCTTGCGCCACCTGGATCTCGGCGGCGGCCTGGGCATCGCCTATGACGGCGCGTCTCCGCCCGATCCGGTCCGGTATGCCGAGGCCATCGCGCCGATCGTGAAGGCCACCGGACTCGATCTGCTGCTCGAGCCGGGGCGGTACCTGGTCGGATCGGCAGGCATTCTGGTGGGTCGCGTTGCGGACCTCAAGAGCTACCCGGGATCGCCCCGCTTCATGGTGCTCGACACCGGGATGACGGAACTGATTCGCCCGGCGCTATACGGGGCCTACCATCGCATCGAGGCGGTGACGCCCCGGGCCGGCGACGAGCTTGTGTACGAAGTGGTCGGGCCGCTTTGTGAGACCAGTGACACACTGGGACACGACCGATCATTCGGCCCGGTCGAGGTCGGGGATCTGATCGCGATCTTCGATGCCGGGGCCTACGGGATTGTCATGGCGTCGAACTACAACCGGCGCCGTTTCCCCGCCGAGGTGCTCGTCGACCAGGGGCGGTGGGAGATCATCAGCCGACGCCAGAGCTATGATGATCTGATGGCGCGCGAAGTATAG
- a CDS encoding sigma-70 family RNA polymerase sigma factor: MTPYEPTAASLESDALIERCLQGDQSAWEAVVRQYWRRVFNVAYKFVGRHDEAEDLTQDVFLKVFRSLATFDRRANFQTWLISVSRNLCIDHYRSVRKERETIDRDVRSDDLAPASPDVSPLAALERRDLAELLREALRHLPDTLRAAVVMRDMQELSYQEIADRLALPEGTVKSRINRGRHELARQIRRLRDRARPVRAASKPDLSGARE; encoded by the coding sequence ATGACTCCGTACGAACCGACAGCGGCATCGCTCGAATCCGACGCCCTCATTGAACGCTGCCTTCAAGGGGACCAATCGGCCTGGGAGGCCGTTGTCCGCCAGTACTGGCGGCGCGTGTTCAATGTCGCCTACAAGTTCGTCGGCCGGCACGACGAGGCCGAGGACCTGACGCAGGATGTCTTCCTGAAGGTCTTTCGCTCGCTGGCCACGTTCGATCGGCGGGCGAATTTTCAGACCTGGCTCATCAGCGTCAGCCGGAACCTGTGCATCGATCACTATCGCAGCGTGCGGAAGGAACGTGAGACCATCGACCGCGACGTCAGGAGCGACGATCTGGCGCCCGCGTCTCCCGACGTCAGCCCGCTGGCCGCGCTCGAGCGCCGTGACCTCGCCGAGCTGCTTCGCGAGGCGCTTCGGCACCTGCCCGACACGCTGCGCGCCGCCGTCGTGATGCGCGACATGCAGGAGCTGTCGTATCAGGAAATCGCCGACCGGCTCGCGCTGCCGGAAGGCACGGTCAAGTCCCGGATCAACAGAGGGCGCCACGAACTGGCGCGGCAGATTCGCCGCCTGCGCGATCGGGCACGACCGGTTCGGGCCGCCAGCAAGCCGGACCTGTCTGGAGCACGAGAATGA
- a CDS encoding STAS domain-containing protein has product MKHTIDHVRDVTVIRVGESRLMYPLLSDFSAMVLSLITGGTRKLVVDLSPVVYIDSATIGCLMDLYRQAAAAGGAMKLASVQKRVETMLTMTGAHNFIQLFADEASALSSFEG; this is encoded by the coding sequence ATGAAGCACACCATCGATCACGTCCGCGACGTCACCGTCATCCGCGTGGGTGAGAGCCGGCTGATGTACCCGCTGCTCTCCGACTTCTCGGCCATGGTGCTCTCGCTCATCACCGGGGGAACGAGAAAGCTGGTCGTCGATCTGTCTCCGGTCGTCTACATCGACAGCGCCACGATTGGCTGCCTGATGGACTTGTACCGCCAGGCGGCCGCCGCCGGCGGGGCGATGAAACTGGCCTCGGTGCAGAAGCGCGTCGAGACCATGCTGACCATGACGGGCGCGCACAACTTCATCCAGCTCTTCGCCGACGAAGCCAGCGCGCTTTCCAGCTTCGAGGGGTAG
- the lpxC gene encoding UDP-3-O-acyl-N-acetylglucosamine deacetylase: MIFQRTLRRQVACAGIGLHSGQKVTLGLKPAPADSGVRFRRSDLGIDIPAAVAHLSGTNHATGLSRDGATVDTVEHLLAALVSLGIDNVTVELDHNEVPVMDGSAAPFVYLLQEAGTKTLSTPRRYLKVLRPITVSRGDKMMSLYPAESFKVSYSISFDHPLLRHQSQTFQMTEASFVDEIAPARTFGFLHEVELLRQQGLALGGSLENAIVLSETGVLNNTLRFEDEFVRHKILDAIGDLALVGYPILGHLVASRAGHALHTAFAKQLLSEPDAWKIVELQPEPLSLAVPAGVPVRA, translated from the coding sequence ATGATATTTCAGCGAACTCTCCGACGTCAGGTGGCCTGTGCCGGCATCGGCCTCCACTCTGGACAGAAGGTGACTCTGGGCCTGAAGCCTGCTCCGGCAGACTCGGGAGTTCGTTTCCGCCGCAGTGATCTGGGCATCGACATTCCCGCCGCCGTCGCGCACTTGAGCGGGACCAACCATGCGACGGGGTTGTCGCGCGACGGGGCGACGGTCGACACGGTCGAGCACTTGCTGGCGGCGCTGGTCAGCCTGGGCATTGACAATGTGACGGTGGAGCTGGATCACAACGAAGTGCCCGTGATGGACGGCAGCGCGGCGCCGTTCGTGTACCTGTTGCAGGAAGCCGGTACCAAGACGCTCAGCACGCCGCGCCGGTACCTCAAGGTGCTCAGGCCGATCACGGTGTCGAGGGGCGACAAGATGATGTCGCTCTACCCGGCCGAGAGCTTCAAGGTCAGCTACAGCATCAGCTTCGATCATCCGCTGCTGCGGCACCAGTCGCAGACGTTCCAGATGACCGAGGCGTCGTTTGTCGACGAGATTGCGCCGGCCCGGACGTTCGGATTCCTGCACGAGGTCGAGCTGTTGCGCCAGCAGGGACTCGCGCTCGGCGGCTCGCTCGAAAATGCCATCGTCCTCAGCGAGACCGGCGTCCTCAACAACACGCTCCGCTTTGAGGATGAATTCGTTCGCCACAAGATCCTCGATGCGATCGGCGATCTGGCCCTGGTGGGCTATCCGATTCTGGGCCACCTGGTGGCCAGCCGCGCCGGGCATGCGCTGCACACGGCGTTTGCGAAGCAGTTGCTGTCCGAACCGGACGCGTGGAAGATCGTCGAACTCCAGCCTGAACCCCTGTCGCTGGCCGTCCCGGCCGGCGTGCCCGTCCGGGCGTAA
- a CDS encoding PAS domain S-box protein, whose amino-acid sequence MSIVSQHSDGQPMATSPVVRARRRVVEVAALAGGVAAVMLVLEFIKQWLHPDLTVWESHLVTVVFSSVVAALAGYVVLGWRDALHDEVVAEANARRRVAEGVARANALLVATLESNLDGVLVAGFDGTVLTFNRQFLVMWLMEESMMQGPARELIRYAKSQLSNPDVLSTSVERLRTNSESEYTSVLEFKDGRTVELFGAPQRIDGVVVGRIWRCRDVTAHRRSEYDIRMLAQTIRSVGECVVVTDMDNQILFANQAYCDTFGFEEAELQGRSISIVRSPKTPEEVVGQILPATLHGKWSGEIWNRKKDGTDFPVYLSTAIVRDEAGAPIALVGVSRDLTEQKRTEEALARGRESERIVTLAAGIAHEFNNLMQAVLTGTAFALEDLPPESGVRETLQVVLRAGERASNLTAQLLAYAGRGVFTRVESFDLNAEIGDRIEFFNALMPPGATFALDLTPDGAPIKADRQRIRQVLTSLVTNAAEAMATHPGQALVRTRIEDIAARNPRPWIAGERLPPGRYVCVSVEDQGVGMDAATITRIFDPFFSTKFQGRGMGLPAVLGTAHAMGGAVAVESVPGEGTSVTVVFPLDPTHSQIPLPIQS is encoded by the coding sequence ATGTCGATTGTCTCCCAGCACTCTGACGGTCAGCCGATGGCCACGTCGCCCGTCGTGCGTGCGAGGCGGCGGGTGGTCGAGGTCGCGGCGCTGGCCGGCGGAGTCGCCGCGGTCATGCTGGTTCTGGAGTTCATCAAACAGTGGCTGCACCCAGACCTCACGGTATGGGAATCCCACCTCGTCACGGTTGTCTTCTCGAGCGTGGTCGCTGCGCTGGCCGGCTATGTTGTGCTGGGTTGGCGCGACGCACTGCACGACGAGGTGGTCGCCGAAGCCAACGCGCGCCGTCGCGTGGCCGAGGGCGTCGCTCGCGCCAACGCGCTCCTGGTGGCCACGCTCGAATCGAATCTGGACGGGGTCCTGGTGGCCGGCTTCGACGGCACGGTCCTGACATTCAACCGGCAGTTTCTCGTGATGTGGCTCATGGAGGAATCCATGATGCAAGGACCCGCGCGGGAGCTGATTCGGTACGCGAAGAGTCAGTTGAGCAATCCCGACGTGTTGTCGACGAGCGTGGAGCGGTTGCGGACCAACAGCGAGTCGGAATACACCAGCGTGCTGGAGTTCAAAGACGGTCGGACCGTGGAACTGTTCGGGGCGCCGCAGCGGATCGACGGGGTAGTTGTCGGGCGGATCTGGCGGTGCCGGGACGTCACGGCCCACAGGCGATCGGAGTACGACATTCGGATGCTCGCGCAGACGATCCGGTCAGTCGGCGAGTGCGTCGTCGTCACCGACATGGACAACCAGATCCTTTTCGCCAATCAGGCGTATTGCGACACCTTTGGGTTCGAAGAGGCGGAGTTGCAAGGTCGGTCAATCTCGATCGTACGGTCGCCCAAGACGCCCGAAGAGGTCGTTGGACAAATTCTGCCCGCAACGCTGCATGGCAAATGGAGTGGCGAGATCTGGAACCGGAAGAAGGACGGTACCGACTTCCCCGTCTACCTCTCGACCGCCATCGTGCGCGACGAGGCTGGCGCTCCGATTGCGCTTGTTGGCGTCTCGCGGGATCTCACGGAACAGAAGCGCACGGAGGAGGCGCTGGCTCGTGGGCGTGAATCCGAGCGCATCGTGACGCTGGCGGCGGGCATTGCGCACGAATTCAACAACCTGATGCAGGCGGTGCTCACCGGCACGGCATTTGCCCTCGAGGATCTGCCGCCAGAGAGCGGCGTGCGCGAGACGCTACAGGTCGTCTTGCGCGCCGGCGAGCGCGCGTCCAACCTGACGGCTCAGTTGCTCGCCTACGCCGGACGCGGCGTGTTCACAAGAGTCGAGTCCTTCGATCTGAATGCTGAGATTGGCGACCGGATTGAGTTCTTCAACGCCCTGATGCCGCCCGGGGCGACATTTGCGCTCGATCTGACTCCGGACGGCGCGCCCATCAAGGCGGACCGCCAACGCATCCGGCAGGTGCTGACCAGCCTGGTCACCAATGCGGCAGAAGCCATGGCCACCCATCCAGGACAGGCCCTGGTGCGCACGCGAATCGAAGACATCGCCGCGAGAAACCCGCGCCCGTGGATCGCCGGCGAGCGCCTCCCGCCTGGACGGTATGTGTGCGTGTCGGTGGAAGATCAGGGTGTGGGCATGGACGCCGCGACGATCACCCGCATCTTCGATCCGTTCTTTTCCACCAAGTTTCAAGGCCGGGGCATGGGCCTTCCCGCGGTGCTCGGTACAGCCCACGCGATGGGGGGGGCCGTCGCCGTCGAAAGTGTCCCGGGCGAGGGCACGTCGGTCACGGTGGTGTTTCCGCTCGACCCGACCCACTCGCAGATTCCGCTCCCCATCCAATCGTAG
- a CDS encoding S-adenosylmethionine decarboxylase: MNGVEWLIDVSACDVAPLQDPRAMVSLFETIVEQVGLRPIGRPAWHQFPTTGGVTAIWMLQESHLTIHTFPEFASASLNLFCCTPRACPDWLSLLTPALGACSVRATQYERDYGAAPDRSLASAKSDRGVIPR; encoded by the coding sequence GTGAACGGCGTGGAGTGGCTGATCGACGTCTCGGCGTGCGACGTGGCACCGCTGCAGGATCCGCGGGCGATGGTGAGCCTGTTCGAAACGATCGTGGAACAGGTGGGCCTGCGGCCGATCGGCCGCCCGGCGTGGCACCAGTTTCCGACGACCGGCGGCGTGACGGCCATCTGGATGCTGCAGGAATCGCACCTCACGATTCACACGTTTCCGGAGTTCGCCTCCGCGAGCCTGAATCTGTTCTGCTGCACCCCGCGCGCGTGCCCGGACTGGCTGTCGCTGCTGACGCCGGCGCTCGGGGCCTGTTCGGTGCGGGCGACCCAGTACGAGCGCGACTACGGCGCTGCGCCGGATCGGTCGCTCGCATCGGCCAAGTCGGATCGTGGCGTGATCCCGCGATGA
- a CDS encoding DUF4178 domain-containing protein has product MSRTFTCPTCGGPNTFQSSISILAVCAYCRSSILRKDLDVENLGRMAELQVDGSPFQLGVQGWYASVHFTAVGRIQLRYDHGLWNEWHLLFDDARSGWLGEAQGTLMVSFATPVQDSIPAFDALKPGQQVVLDGRAFRVTDVERGVCVAGEGELPFVIGGGYDAPVADLTGAGASCATLDYSEDPPIVFLGTYVAFDDLRLSGLRQIDGW; this is encoded by the coding sequence ATGAGCCGCACCTTCACGTGTCCCACCTGCGGCGGCCCGAACACGTTCCAGTCGTCGATCTCGATTCTGGCGGTGTGCGCGTACTGCCGCTCGTCGATTCTCCGCAAGGATCTGGATGTGGAGAATCTCGGCCGCATGGCGGAACTCCAGGTCGACGGCTCGCCGTTCCAGCTGGGCGTCCAGGGCTGGTACGCATCGGTGCACTTTACGGCGGTCGGCCGTATCCAGCTCCGCTACGATCACGGCCTCTGGAACGAGTGGCACCTGCTGTTCGACGATGCGCGCAGCGGATGGCTGGGAGAAGCGCAGGGCACCTTGATGGTGTCGTTCGCGACGCCGGTGCAGGATTCCATCCCGGCGTTCGACGCGCTGAAGCCTGGTCAGCAGGTGGTGCTTGACGGGCGGGCGTTTCGCGTCACCGATGTCGAGCGCGGCGTCTGCGTGGCTGGCGAGGGCGAACTGCCGTTCGTGATTGGCGGCGGCTACGACGCGCCGGTCGCCGACCTCACTGGTGCCGGGGCGTCGTGTGCCACGCTCGACTACAGCGAGGATCCACCGATCGTGTTTCTCGGCACGTACGTGGCGTTTGATGATCTCCGGCTCTCCGGCTTGAGGCAGATCGATGGCTGGTAG
- a CDS encoding DUF4178 domain-containing protein yields MAGSSPRTPSPLATPQAPLVRALQCPKCAGRLEVRGLGQTTTIACGSCGSVVDISSDDLRVISTFNATLTRHPVIPLGTRGTLRGDPYEVIGFMCRAITVDGTDYEWSEYLLFNPYKGFRWLTEYNGHWNDVKTTTGQPEDDGDKTVRYLGSAFRRFQSADARVTYVLGEFYWRVSVGERARVSDYVMPPLMLSKEETGEETTWSLGEYVEPDAVAKAFGVTTSMPSRIGVYANQPSPLSAKATVLGKAFACLVAAAVIVQMASCALAQNRKVFEQSYTFTQEERGKALVTEPFELTGHRSNVMVETTADLSNKWIYLSMALINLDSGQAYDFGREVSYYSGVEGGESWSEGGRSDRAILPSVRAGQYYLRIEPESDAPPINYAVKVVRDVPRLWFLPVALVALSIYPLLFWIRSRSFETQRWAESDDAPVSSGGSDDSE; encoded by the coding sequence ATGGCTGGTAGCTCCCCGCGCACCCCCTCGCCGCTCGCGACGCCGCAGGCGCCGTTGGTCCGGGCGCTCCAGTGCCCGAAATGCGCCGGCCGGCTCGAGGTGCGTGGGCTGGGCCAGACCACCACGATCGCGTGCGGGTCGTGCGGGTCGGTGGTCGACATCTCGAGCGACGATCTCCGGGTGATCTCGACGTTCAACGCCACGCTCACCCGCCATCCGGTCATTCCACTGGGCACGCGCGGGACGCTGCGGGGAGATCCGTACGAGGTCATCGGCTTCATGTGCCGTGCGATCACGGTGGACGGAACCGACTACGAGTGGAGCGAGTATCTGCTCTTCAATCCCTACAAGGGCTTCCGCTGGCTCACCGAGTACAACGGCCACTGGAACGACGTGAAGACGACGACGGGGCAACCCGAAGACGACGGCGACAAGACCGTGAGGTACCTGGGCAGCGCGTTCAGGCGCTTCCAGAGCGCGGACGCCCGCGTCACCTACGTGCTCGGCGAGTTCTACTGGCGCGTGTCGGTGGGCGAGAGGGCGCGGGTATCCGACTACGTGATGCCTCCGCTCATGCTGAGCAAGGAGGAGACCGGAGAAGAGACGACGTGGTCGCTCGGCGAGTACGTCGAACCTGATGCGGTGGCGAAGGCGTTCGGCGTGACGACCTCGATGCCCAGCCGGATTGGCGTGTACGCCAATCAACCCTCGCCGCTTTCGGCAAAGGCGACGGTGCTCGGCAAGGCATTTGCCTGCCTGGTCGCGGCTGCGGTCATCGTCCAGATGGCCAGCTGCGCGCTGGCGCAGAATCGCAAGGTCTTCGAACAGTCGTACACATTCACACAGGAGGAGCGTGGAAAGGCGCTCGTGACCGAGCCCTTCGAGTTGACTGGCCATCGGTCCAACGTCATGGTCGAAACCACGGCCGATCTCAGCAATAAGTGGATCTACCTCAGCATGGCGCTCATCAACCTGGACAGCGGCCAGGCGTACGACTTCGGGCGTGAGGTCAGCTACTACAGCGGCGTCGAGGGCGGCGAGTCGTGGTCCGAAGGGGGACGGTCGGATCGGGCGATTCTGCCGAGTGTGCGGGCGGGTCAGTACTATCTTCGGATCGAGCCCGAGTCTGACGCGCCTCCGATCAACTACGCCGTCAAGGTCGTTCGTGACGTGCCGAGGCTCTGGTTCCTGCCTGTGGCGCTCGTCGCTCTCAGCATTTATCCGCTCCTGTTCTGGATTCGGAGCCGGTCGTTCGAAACGCAGCGGTGGGCGGAGAGCGATGACGCGCCGGTGTCGAGCGGCGGTTCGGACGATTCGGAATAG
- a CDS encoding DUF350 domain-containing protein yields MTGITQLSAVVNAVVYAFLGIIVFGLSFIVIDRLTPYHLWKEIIEDHNVALAIVVGAMSLGICVIIAAAIHG; encoded by the coding sequence ATGACTGGCATCACCCAACTTTCCGCGGTCGTCAACGCCGTGGTCTACGCCTTCCTCGGCATCATCGTGTTCGGGCTGTCGTTTATCGTCATCGATCGACTGACGCCCTACCATCTGTGGAAGGAGATCATCGAGGACCACAACGTGGCGCTGGCGATCGTGGTCGGCGCGATGTCGCTCGGCATCTGCGTCATCATCGCCGCGGCGATCCACGGGTAG